In Pyrus communis chromosome 11, drPyrComm1.1, whole genome shotgun sequence, the sequence gctatccacacaccaaATTTTATCTCTCATTCATCCTCTTAATTTCTGGccgttggattgaatgaatgaagaagatcaatgaacaaaaacaaataagaatGGGTAGGAGGTAAAAATGAATGTATAGATAGCACTATTTAGAAAAATGAAATCTAAAATCTTTGAAATCTGCGTCAATTAATTtttatcccaaaaaaaaaaagggatttagTTGTTTAGCTGAATATATTATCTTGTCTTGGAAACAGTTTGACAATTTCCcactaaaacaaacaaaagcaagTGGTGTTTCCTCCCATACCTGAGGCTAAGGTGGATTTTATATGGAAAACCGTGTGCTCATTTGTATAGTTAGTGGCAATGACTGTGacagaaagagaagaaaagaaatatatacCTTTGGCTTTACGCTCTCTAAACCGCCTCTAGTTATTGGTGGAAAGGCCCACCCTTTCTAATACCTATATAAAAAGCACTTCATGCTCATCTCCTTCatcaaacacttaaacattcacAATCACTACCAAAAGAATTCAGAATACCCAAAGGAGCGAAAAGAAATCATGAGTTCATCAAGTGCAAGCAGGGCTATAGTGGCAGCAAGTGTTGGAGTTGTGGAGGCACTCAAGGACCAAGGGATTTGCAGATGGAACTCTGCTTTGAGATATGCTGGCCAACAAGCCAAGAGCCAAGTGAGGTCATTTTCTCAGGCCAACAGCA encodes:
- the LOC137709379 gene encoding uncharacterized protein, whose translation is MLISFIKHLNIHNHYQKNSEYPKERKEIMSSSSASRAIVAASVGVVEALKDQGICRWNSALRYAGQQAKSQVRSFSQANSKLSSPSASVLSKVRDEKMKKSEESLRTVMYLSCWGPNN